The following are from one region of the Nicotiana tomentosiformis chromosome 7, ASM39032v3, whole genome shotgun sequence genome:
- the LOC104115743 gene encoding protein NRT1/ PTR FAMILY 8.2-like translates to MAREARMERDDDEDYTKDGTVDIYKKPANKKKTGTWKACPFILGDEGCERLAYYGMSTNLVNYIQQKLNLNNAASSRSVTNWQGTCYVTPLLGAFLADAYLGRYWTIATFSTLYIIGMAFLTMSASISGLKPACDNESCNPTGSQKTAFFVAIYLIAFGTGGIKPCVSSFGADQFDDNDETEKKSKSSFFNWFYLSINIGALIASSVLVWIQMNVGWGWGFGVPAVAMAIALVFFFSGTRLYRLQPPGGSPLTRILQVFVASIRKCNVKPPPDESLLYETSDVESNIKGSRKLEHSEEFRFFDKAAVETGSDKVNGSVNPWKLCTVTQVEEVKSIIRLLPVWATGIVFSCVYSQMSTMFVLQGNIMDQHIGTNFTIPSACLSIFDTLSVIFWAPIYDLVIIPLARKLTGHERGFTQLQRMGIGLVISIFAMVAAGVLEVIRLDYVRRNNYYDLKTIPMSIFWQVPQYFLIGCAEVFTFIGQLEFFYDQAPDAMRSLCSALCLTTTALGNYLSSLIVTIVTNVTTRHGKLGWIPDNLNRGHLDYFYWLLAILSFINFFVYLWIAKWYTYKKVTGKPALTR, encoded by the exons ATGGCTAGAGAAGCTAGAATGGAAAGAGATGATGATGAGGACTACACAAAGGACGGGACCGTTGACATCTACAAAAAACCAGCTAATAAGAAGAAAACTGGAACGTGGAAGGCCTGCCCTTTCATCCTCG GGGATGAAGGATGCGAGCGATTGGCATACTATGGTATGAGTACTAATTTGGTGAACTACATTCAGCAAAAGCTCAATCTAAATAATGCTGCGTCGTCAAGAAGTGTAACGAATTGGCAAGGAACCTGTTATGTCACGCCATTGCTTGGAGCATTCTTGGCTGATGCCTATCTCGGGCGATACTGGACAATTGCAACTTTCTCAACCCTTTATATCATT GGAATGGCATTCTTGACAATGTCTGCTTCAATAAGTGGACTAAAGCCAGCCTGTGATAACGAAAGTTGCAACCCAACAGGATCACAGAAAACAGCATTCTTTGTTGCAATCTACTTGATTGCCTTTGGAACTGGTGGGATAAAACCTTGTGTCTCTTCTTTCGGGGCAGATCAATTTGATGACAATGATGAAActgaaaagaaaagcaaaagctCTTTCTTTAACTGGTTTTACCTCTCAATCAACATTGGTGCACTTATCGCTTCGTCTGTTTTAGTTTGGATACAAATGAATGTAGGCTGGGGCTGGGGTTTTGGGGTTCCAGCTGTGGCTATGGCCATCGCATTAGTGTTTTTCTTTTCAGGTACACGTCTATATAGGCTCCAGCCGCCAGGAGGGAGTCCCCTTACTCGCATATTGCAGGTATTTGTAGCATCTATCAGAAAATGTAATGTCAAACCTCCTCCTGACGAGTCTCTTCTTTATGAGACTTCTGATGTCGAATCCAACATCAAGGGAAGTCGCAAGCTTGAGCACTCAGAAGAATTCAG GTTCTTTGACAAGGCTGCTGTAGAAACTGGATCTGATAAAGTCAATGGATCAGTGAATCCCTGGAAGCTCTGCACAGTGACTCAAGTTGAAGAGGTCAAGTCGATCATCCGTCTACTCCCCGTGTGGGCTACTGGTATTGTGTTTTCCTGTGTCTACAGTCAGATGAGCACAATGTTTGTTCTACAAGGCAACATAATGGACCAACACATTGGCACTAACTTCACAATTCCATCGGCATGTTTATCCATATTTGACACCCTCAGTGTAATTTTCTGGGCGCCTATTTATGACCTAGTCATCATTCCCCTTGCACGAAAGTTGACAGGCCACGAACGAGGATTTACTCAGCTGCAGAGGATGGGTATCGGTCTTGTTATTTCAATATTCGCCATGGTTGCTGCTGGGGTTCTAGAGGTGATTCGGCTTGACTATGTAAGGaggaacaactattatgacctcAAGACGATTCCTATGTCCATCTTCTGGCAAGTTCCTCAATATTTCTTGATTGGATGCGCGGAGGTTTTCACATTCATCGGTCAGCTAGAGTTCTTCTACGACCAGGCTCCTGATGCTATGAGAAGTTTGTGTTCAGCCCTCTGTCTTACAACAACTGCATTAGGTAATTACCTAAGTAGTCTCATCGTTACAATTGTGACCAATGTAACCACAAGGCATGGAAAGCTTGGATGGATTCCAGATAACTTGAACAGAGGCCACCTTGATTATTTTTACTGGCTATTGGCCATCCTCAGCTTCATCAACTTTTTCGTTTATCTCTGGATTGCGAAATGGTACACTTACAAGAAGGTAACTGGGAAGCCAGCTTTAACAcgttag